TTTGCTGTTTCCTTAATCTGAAGAGCATGGTCTAACCAGGAAAGATATCCGTCAGATCCGTTGCATCTGAATTGTGATACTAATTTTATATGTTTAATTTCACAATTCTGTTCTTCTGCTATTTTTCTTATTTCTGAAACTCTACCTATATCTTTTATGTGTATTTTCTGGTAATCATCTATGAAAAATATGGTTGTTTTTGATGAATTAATTATTTCTGCAATCTGGTTTTCACCTTTGTTGTTGAATATTCCACTTTTAGCTTTAAGTCTATGTGCTTCATCTACGATTAATACATCAAATTCATTGTAATCTGCATCATAGAATCCATCTGATCCTTTGAATAGATTTTTCACATATTTTTGTGTTTTGTATCCTTTTAGTTCTTTATAATATACTTCTCTTGGAGCACTATTTTTTGTAACATAGAACGTTGTTAAGTTTTGGTTAGTGAGATTTACTAATAAGTTTATTGCTATCACTGATTTTCCCGTACCTGGTCCACCTTCAACTATTAATACTTGCTTTTTGTCTTTCTTTCTAGATTGTTTTACCATGTCAAAAGCTGTTTCATATGCTACCTTTTGTTCATCTATCATATAAAACTCTTTGTTTCCTTCAAGCATACTTTTTAATGTGTCTTGTAAACGTTTGGATGGTCTGATTTTTCCAAATTCTATATTATATAATATTTCCTTATTATCACCATATTTAATGTATTTTTTAATAAAATCTGTGAGTTTGGTTGCATCTCCTCTACGGAATAAAGGGGCTTGTTCTATCGTATCAGAATAAATATTATCTAATATAGGCTCATCCTCTTTTTTCTTATAATTATGAAGATAAGCACAAGGATGCAAACTAATATCATCCTCCTGAACAGTCTCATTAAAATCATACAATAAGGATGCATAACTCCAAGCCTGATAAGACGGATGAGTAACCTCACGAACACCCTTACCAACATAAGTACGAACAATATTATCCATACCCTCAACCTTATCCGCATCCTCCCACTGCTTCAACTCAACAATAACAACAGAAGGCAAATTCTCTTTAGTAAACCCAGATAACATAAAATCAATACGCTTACTAGTGGTAGGAATATTAAACTCAATAGCAACACCAGCATCCTCAGGAATATTATCATCATCCAAAACCTTATACATATACTGCATAGAATTTTCCCAAGAACGAATCTCAGCTCGACCAGTAGTATGACCCAATTTTTCCTCAAAATTTTCTAAAATATCATCAGCAATAGTATCATTCCTAACTGCAGACATAAAATTAGACTTAACATCTTCATAGACTAACATTTTAATCACTATTATTTAAAGTTTTAAATAAATTATTAATATATATTTATTTCAACATTAATTAATTATAAGGTATTTTATTGTTATTTAACAGAATTATTCATCCATTATCCAATAACTTTCAAAGCAACATTTTCGTAGTTACTTAATTATTATCAAAATGGTTGATTTTTTTATAGAATCATCATGTACTAACATTTATATTTAACTAGTTATGGGTATTATATCATGATTCTAATTAAACAATTGTATTTAGGTAATAAACTCTGAATATACCTGTTAAAATGTATATGAATTATTATTTTAACTATTATAAATAGATTTGAATATTATTGACTTTAAAAAACATTTTAAGCTTACACGATTGTAAATATATTTCGTCCTGATATAAAGAGCACTTTTGGATGTGCTCGGCATTGATTTTATAATAATTTCTTAATATTATAAGTTAATAATAAATCATTGAAATAGACAAATTTTATTCATCTCTAAATGACATTATATATAAAAGTCATCTTTGTCTGTAACACTATCTTTAACTACTGTAATTATATTAACCCATAAGAGTGTTACTCATGATTAAATTATTATAAAAATCATTTGGGGATTAAAAAACAATAATATCTTAACATCACTTTTTATGATAAATATCAATATATCTACGAAAATATCCTAATAAAGATAAATTATAAAGTCA
This genomic stretch from Methanosphaera sp. ISO3-F5 harbors:
- a CDS encoding DUF2075 domain-containing protein — encoded protein: MLVYEDVKSNFMSAVRNDTIADDILENFEEKLGHTTGRAEIRSWENSMQYMYKVLDDDNIPEDAGVAIEFNIPTTSKRIDFMLSGFTKENLPSVVIVELKQWEDADKVEGMDNIVRTYVGKGVREVTHPSYQAWSYASLLYDFNETVQEDDISLHPCAYLHNYKKKEDEPILDNIYSDTIEQAPLFRRGDATKLTDFIKKYIKYGDNKEILYNIEFGKIRPSKRLQDTLKSMLEGNKEFYMIDEQKVAYETAFDMVKQSRKKDKKQVLIVEGGPGTGKSVIAINLLVNLTNQNLTTFYVTKNSAPREVYYKELKGYKTQKYVKNLFKGSDGFYDADYNEFDVLIVDEAHRLKAKSGIFNNKGENQIAEIINSSKTTIFFIDDYQKIHIKDIGRVSEIRKIAEEQNCEIKHIKLVSQFRCNGSDGYLSWLDHALQIKETANFDGFEDYEFKVMDTPEEIQEIIYEKNKINNKSRMLAGYCWNWDKDKRDDTNHHDIVIGNFGMSWNLGNTSTWAIDEKSVQEIGCVHTSQGLEFDYVGVILGEDIRYKNGKIITDFNKRAKTDRSLFGIKTLYKEDPEKALEISEEIIKNTYKTLMSRGMKGCYIYCVDKNLQQYFKQLIEKNNKK